Proteins encoded within one genomic window of Camelina sativa cultivar DH55 chromosome 19, Cs, whole genome shotgun sequence:
- the LOC104763752 gene encoding cystathionine gamma-synthase 1, chloroplastic, producing MAVSSFQCPSIFSSSSISGFQCRSDPDLVGSPVGGSSRRRVNAAAGISASFTGDGGLSSRILRFPPNFVRQLSIKARRNCSNIGVAQIVAAKWSNNPSSGLPSAAAAAAASSSASAVSSAASAAAASSAAAAPVAAVPPVVLDEEVLVAEEGLVREKIGSVQLTDSKHSFLSSDGSLTVHAGERLGRGIVTDAITTPVVNTSAYFFKKTAELLDFKEKRSVSFEYGRYGNPTTVVLEEKISALEGAESTLVMASGMCASTVMLLALVPAGGHIVTTTDCYRKTRIFMENFLPKMGITVTVIDPADIAGLEAAVNEFKVALFFTESPTNPFLRCVDIELVSEICHKRGTLVCIDGTFATPMNQKALALGADLVVHSATKYIGGHNDVLGGCICGPIELVSEIRNLHHVLGGTLNPNAAYLLIRGMKTMHLRVQQQNSTAFRMAEILEAHPKVSHVYYPGLPSHPEHELAKRQMSGFGGVVSFEIDGDIERTIKFVDSLKIPYIAPSFGGCESIVDQPAIMSYWDLTQEERMKYGIKDNLVRFSFGVEDFEDVKADVLQALEAI from the exons ATGGCCGTCTCTTCTTTCCAGTGCCCTTCGATCTTCTCCTCATCCTCCATCTCCGGCTTTCAATGCCGTTCTGATCCAGATCTCGTCGGTTCCCCCGTCGGTGGATCATCTCGCCGCCGTGTCAATGCCGCCGCAGGGATCTCTGCCTCATTCACCGGCGACGGTGGATTATCCTCGAGGATCTTGAGGTTTCCTCCTAATTTCGTCCGTCAGCTGAGCATCAAAGCCCGCAGAAACTGTAGCAACATCGGTGTTGCGCAGATCGTGGCGGCTAAGTGGTCCAACAACCCTTCCTCCGGGTTACCttcggcggcggcggcggctgcTGCTTCCTCGTCTGCATCTGCGGTTTCTTCCGCCGCTTCTGCAGCCGCAGCCTCGTCCGCCGCCGCCGCCCCCGTGGCCGCCGTTCCTCCCGTCGTGCTCGATGAGGAGGTTTTGGTGGCCGAGGAGGGGCTTGTTAGGGAGAAGATAGGTAGTGTACAGTTGACGGATTCCAAACACTCATTTTTAAGCTCCGATGGGAGCCTTACTGTTCATGCCG GTGAAAGGTTAGGACGTGGTATAGTCACGGATGCTATCACTACTCCTGTAGTCAACACATCTGCCTACTTCTTCAAGAAAACTGCTGAGCTTCTTGACTTCAAG GAGAAAAGAAGTGTGAGTTTCGAGTATGGTCGTTATGGTAACCCTACGACTGTGGTACTTGAAGAGAAGATaag TGCACTTGAAGGAGCTGAATCGACTTTGGTTATGGCTTCTGGGATGTGTGCAAGCACTGTTATGCTTTTGGCTTTGGTTCCTGCTGGTGGACACATTGTGACTACTACAGATTGCTACCGGAAGACTAGAATCTTCATGGAGAATTTTCTTCCCAAGATGGGGATCACT GTCACTGTGATTGATCCTGCTGATATCGCAGGGCTTGAAGCTGCAGTGAATGAGTTCAAG GTTGCTCTGTTCTTCACGGAGTCCCCGACAAACCCATTCCTTAGATGTGTCGACATTGAGCTAGTTTCAGAAATATGTCACAAAAGGGGAACTCTTGTTTGCATTGATGGCACATTTGCGACACCTATGAATCAGAAAGCCCTTGCTCTTGGTGCTGATCTTGTCGTGCACTCTGCTACAAAGTACATTGGAGGACACAATGAT GTTCTTGGTGGATGCATCTGCGGTCCAATTGAGTTGGTTTCAGAAATCCGCAATCTGCATCATGTGTTGGGAGGCACACTTAACCCG AACGCTGCGTACCTACTCATCCGAGGCATGAAGACAATGCATCTTCGTGTACAGCAACAGAACTCGACTGCTTTTAGAATGGCCGAAATTTTAGAGGCACATCCTAAG GTGAGTCATGTATACTATCCAGGCCTTCCAAGTCATCCCGAACATGAACTCGCCAAGCGACAAATGAGTGGTTTTGGAGGTGTGGTCAGTTTCGAG ATTGATGGAGACATTGAAAGGACAATCAAGTTTGTGGATTCTCTCAAGATACCTTACATTGCACCATCTTTCGGTGGCTGCGAAAGCATCGTGGACCAACCTGCCATCATGTCCTACTG GGATCTGACGCAAGAGGAGAGGATGAAGTATGGAATCAAAGATAACTTGGTTCGTTTCAGCTTTGGAGttgaagactttgaagatgTCAAAGCTGACGTCCTTCAAGCTCTCGAAGCCATCTGA